In one window of Streptomyces sp. FXJ1.172 DNA:
- a CDS encoding SCO1417 family MocR-like transcription factor, producing MAQWTSAMGAAQLARLLNSQQDRPAGPGTRRPPAYRALADGVRLLVLEGRVPVAARLPAERELALALSVSRTTVAAAYEALRSEGFLESRRGAGSWTAVPAGNPIPARGLEPLPPEALGSMIDLGCASLPAPEPWLTRAVQGALEELPPYAHTHGDYPAGLPALRAMIAERYTARGIPTMPEQIMVTTGAMGAIDAICHLFGGRGERIAVESPSYANILQLMREAGARLVPVAMAEGLTGWDMDRWRQVLREAAPRIAYVVADFHNPTGALADEDQRRRLVDAARSAGTVLVADETMSELWLEEDLGATGMPRPVCGFDPAGSTVITVGSASKAFWAGMRIGWVRAAPDVIRSLVAARAYADLGTPVLEQLAVNWLFSTGGWAQAVELRRAQARENRDELVAALRRELPAWEFEVPQGGLTLWVRAGGLSGSRLAEAGERTGVRVPSGPRFGVDGAFEGYVRLPFTVGGAVAEEAAIRLAAAARLVETGATGATEAPRTFVA from the coding sequence ATGGCGCAGTGGACCTCTGCGATGGGTGCCGCGCAACTCGCCCGGCTGCTCAACTCCCAGCAGGACCGCCCGGCCGGCCCGGGCACCCGCCGCCCGCCCGCCTACCGAGCCCTGGCCGACGGCGTCCGGCTGCTGGTGCTCGAAGGGCGCGTGCCGGTCGCCGCCCGCCTCCCCGCGGAACGCGAACTGGCCCTCGCCCTGTCCGTGAGCCGCACCACCGTCGCGGCCGCGTACGAGGCCCTGCGCAGCGAGGGCTTCCTGGAGTCCCGGCGCGGCGCCGGCAGCTGGACCGCCGTACCGGCAGGGAACCCGATTCCGGCCCGTGGTCTCGAACCCCTGCCCCCGGAGGCGCTGGGCTCGATGATCGACCTGGGCTGTGCCTCACTCCCGGCCCCTGAGCCATGGCTCACCCGTGCCGTGCAGGGTGCCCTGGAGGAACTTCCCCCGTACGCGCACACGCACGGCGACTACCCGGCCGGGCTGCCCGCCCTGCGTGCGATGATCGCCGAGCGCTACACCGCGCGCGGGATCCCCACCATGCCCGAGCAGATCATGGTGACGACCGGCGCGATGGGCGCCATCGACGCGATCTGCCACCTCTTCGGCGGCCGTGGTGAGCGCATCGCGGTCGAGTCCCCGTCCTACGCCAACATCCTGCAGCTGATGCGCGAGGCGGGCGCCCGGCTGGTTCCGGTCGCGATGGCCGAGGGCCTCACCGGCTGGGACATGGACCGCTGGCGCCAGGTGCTGCGCGAGGCCGCGCCGCGCATCGCCTACGTGGTCGCCGACTTCCACAACCCCACCGGCGCGCTCGCCGACGAGGACCAGCGGCGCCGGCTGGTGGACGCGGCGCGCTCGGCCGGCACGGTGCTGGTCGCGGACGAGACGATGTCCGAGCTGTGGCTGGAGGAGGACCTCGGGGCGACGGGCATGCCGCGTCCCGTGTGCGGGTTCGACCCGGCCGGCTCCACGGTGATCACGGTCGGCTCGGCCAGCAAGGCGTTCTGGGCGGGCATGCGCATCGGCTGGGTGCGCGCGGCGCCGGACGTGATCCGCAGCCTGGTCGCCGCGCGGGCCTACGCCGACCTCGGCACCCCGGTGCTGGAGCAGCTGGCCGTCAACTGGCTTTTCAGTACGGGGGGTTGGGCGCAGGCGGTCGAACTGCGGCGCGCCCAGGCCCGGGAGAACCGGGACGAGCTGGTGGCGGCACTCCGTCGCGAACTGCCGGCCTGGGAGTTCGAGGTGCCGCAGGGCGGGCTCACCCTGTGGGTCCGGGCCGGGGGCCTGTCCGGATCCCGGCTCGCCGAAGCGGGCGAACGGACCGGCGTCCGCGTGCCCTCCGGGCCTCGCTTCGGCGTGGACGGCGCGTTCGAGGGCTATGTGCGACTGCCGTTCACCGTCGGGGGAGCGGTGGCGGAGGAAGCGGCGATTCGGCTGGCCGCCGCGGCCCGGCTGGTGGAGACGGGGGCCACCGGGGCGACGGAAGCGCCGCGGACGTTCGTGGCCTGA
- a CDS encoding phosphotransferase family protein, protein MATAPRPRTSTRDPGELARRLTAWLGTRLPGARATAVTVPASNGMSSETLLFDIEHPRAASRACALRLAADPSAYTVFPEYDMARQYRTLRLVAEHTDVPVPRVLWLEEDPGPLGAPFFVMERVAGRVPPDVMPYTYEGSWLHAASDAERERLEAATIGLLARLHDQVPPAEAEFMMLPGEGDTLRRHVTAQRAYYAWVTDGLPRSPLIEAAFDRLERLWPREPGEPVLTWGDARIGNVVYDGFDPVAVLDWEMAALAPREVDLGWTVYLHRFFQDLTVASGQRGLPGLLRRDRVEARYADRTGHTPRDMDFYILYAALRHAIVMLRIAYRQAYFGEVAVPADPDTLILHHDSLRAMVQGTYGS, encoded by the coding sequence ATGGCCACCGCACCACGTCCGCGCACCAGTACCCGCGATCCCGGGGAACTGGCCCGGCGCCTCACGGCCTGGCTGGGCACCCGGCTGCCCGGCGCCAGGGCCACCGCGGTCACCGTCCCCGCCTCCAACGGCATGTCCAGCGAGACCCTGCTGTTCGACATCGAGCACCCCCGAGCGGCGTCGCGCGCCTGTGCGTTGCGGCTGGCGGCGGACCCCTCGGCGTACACCGTCTTCCCGGAGTACGACATGGCCCGCCAGTACCGCACCCTGCGCCTGGTGGCCGAACACACGGACGTGCCCGTACCCCGGGTGCTCTGGCTCGAGGAGGACCCGGGCCCGCTCGGGGCGCCGTTCTTCGTCATGGAACGGGTGGCGGGACGGGTGCCGCCGGACGTCATGCCGTACACGTACGAGGGCAGTTGGCTGCACGCGGCGAGTGACGCCGAGCGTGAGCGCCTGGAAGCGGCGACGATCGGACTGCTGGCCCGGCTGCACGACCAAGTACCGCCCGCGGAGGCGGAGTTCATGATGCTCCCCGGTGAGGGTGACACCCTGCGCCGGCATGTCACGGCCCAACGCGCCTACTACGCCTGGGTGACCGACGGTCTGCCCCGCTCCCCGCTCATCGAGGCCGCCTTCGACCGGCTCGAGCGACTGTGGCCGCGCGAGCCCGGCGAACCCGTCCTCACCTGGGGCGACGCACGCATCGGGAATGTGGTCTACGACGGTTTCGACCCCGTCGCGGTCCTCGACTGGGAGATGGCGGCGCTCGCCCCGCGCGAGGTCGACCTCGGCTGGACGGTCTATCTGCACCGCTTCTTCCAGGACCTCACGGTCGCCTCCGGGCAGCGCGGACTGCCCGGACTCCTGCGCCGCGACCGGGTCGAGGCCCGGTACGCGGACCGGACCGGGCACACCCCGCGGGACATGGACTTCTACATCCTCTACGCCGCCCTGCGGCACGCGATCGTCATGCTGCGCATCGCCTACCGCCAGGCGTACTTCGGCGAAGTGGCCGTCCCGGCGGACCCGGACACACTGATCCTGCACCACGACAGCCTGCGCGCCATGGTGCAAGGCACCTACGGGAGTTGA
- a CDS encoding amidohydrolase: protein MSERTAEPPKTVLLRRGEVHSPADPFATAMVVEAGQVAWVGSEGAADAFADGVDEVVDLDGALVTPAFTDAHVHTTATGLALTGLDLSSAPSLEAALALVREFAPARPDDRVLLGHGWDAARWPGGRPPTRAELDEATGGRPLYLSRIDVHSAVVTTALLDLVPGDVPRTDAPLTRDDHHAVRRAALEAITPAQRAEAQRTALARAASLGIGSVHECGGPQISSEDDFTALLRLAAELPGPRVVGYWAEQNADRARELGAAGAAGDLFADGALGSHTACLHEPYADAAHTGTAYLDAEAVAAHVVACTEAGLQAGFHAIGDAAVSAVVEGVRAAAEKLGLARVRAARHRVEHAEMLTPETVAGFAELGLIASVQPGFDALWGGEEGMYARRLGAERARTLNPFAALLRAGVPLAFGSDSPVTPLDPWGTVRAAAFHRTPEHRVSVRAAFTAHTRGGWRAVGRDDAGVLVPGAPADYAVWRTDDLIVQAPDDRVARWSTDPRSGTPGLPDLTPGHDLPVCLRTVVGGRTVFVRPGE from the coding sequence ATGAGTGAGCGCACCGCCGAGCCCCCCAAGACCGTCCTCCTGCGCCGCGGCGAGGTGCACAGCCCCGCGGACCCCTTCGCGACCGCGATGGTCGTGGAAGCGGGCCAAGTCGCCTGGGTCGGCTCCGAGGGCGCCGCCGACGCCTTCGCCGACGGTGTGGACGAGGTGGTCGACCTGGACGGCGCCCTCGTCACCCCGGCCTTCACCGACGCCCATGTGCACACCACCGCCACCGGCCTCGCCCTGACCGGCCTCGACCTCTCCTCGGCGCCCTCGCTGGAGGCCGCTCTCGCCCTGGTCCGCGAGTTCGCCCCCGCCCGCCCGGACGACCGCGTCCTGCTGGGCCACGGCTGGGACGCCGCCCGCTGGCCCGGCGGCCGCCCCCCGACACGCGCCGAACTCGACGAGGCCACCGGCGGCCGCCCGCTGTACCTGTCCCGCATCGACGTCCACTCGGCGGTCGTCACCACCGCCCTGCTGGACCTGGTCCCCGGCGACGTCCCGCGCACCGACGCCCCGCTCACCCGGGACGACCACCACGCCGTACGCCGGGCCGCGCTCGAGGCCATCACCCCGGCCCAGCGCGCCGAGGCCCAGCGCACCGCCCTGGCCCGTGCGGCCTCCCTCGGCATCGGCTCGGTGCACGAGTGCGGCGGCCCGCAGATCTCCTCCGAGGACGACTTCACCGCCCTGCTCCGGCTCGCCGCCGAGCTGCCGGGCCCACGGGTCGTCGGCTACTGGGCCGAGCAGAATGCCGACCGGGCCCGGGAACTGGGCGCCGCGGGCGCGGCCGGCGATCTCTTCGCCGACGGCGCCCTCGGCTCGCACACCGCCTGTCTGCACGAGCCGTACGCCGACGCCGCGCACACCGGCACCGCCTACCTGGACGCCGAGGCCGTCGCCGCCCATGTGGTCGCCTGCACCGAGGCGGGCCTGCAGGCCGGCTTCCACGCCATCGGTGACGCCGCGGTGAGCGCCGTCGTGGAGGGTGTGCGCGCCGCCGCCGAGAAGCTCGGCCTTGCCCGCGTCCGCGCCGCCCGCCACCGCGTCGAACACGCCGAGATGCTCACCCCTGAGACCGTCGCCGGCTTCGCCGAACTGGGCCTGATCGCCTCCGTGCAGCCCGGCTTCGACGCCCTGTGGGGCGGCGAGGAGGGCATGTACGCCCGGCGGCTCGGCGCCGAGCGGGCCCGCACCCTCAACCCCTTCGCGGCCCTGCTGCGGGCCGGTGTGCCACTCGCCTTCGGCTCCGACAGCCCGGTCACCCCCCTCGACCCCTGGGGCACCGTGCGCGCAGCCGCGTTCCACCGCACGCCCGAGCACCGGGTCTCCGTGCGCGCCGCGTTCACGGCCCATACGCGCGGCGGCTGGCGGGCCGTGGGACGGGACGACGCAGGGGTCCTGGTGCCGGGCGCCCCCGCCGACTACGCCGTCTGGCGCACCGACGACCTGATCGTCCAGGCCCCCGACGACCGGGTGGCCCGCTGGTCGACCGACCCGCGCTCGGGCACCCCCGGACTGCCCGACCTCACCCCGGGCCACGACCTGCCGGTCTGTCTGCGCACGGTGGTGGGCGGACGGACGGTGTTCGTACGGCCGGGCGAGTGA
- the fxsA gene encoding FxsA family membrane protein — MTTGAPTSPYSLRPRRSRLRRFLPLGVAAWLVLEIWLLTLVAGAAGGLAVFLLLVAGFVAGSVVIKRAGRRAFQSLNEALQRGGSPKRGGGNGLMMLGGLLLMIPGLVSDVVGLLLLLPPVQKAVGRYAEGALDKRLRAAGPGSLGDAFQQARMHRPDGKVVQGEVIREDRPEPGEPGGQWPPLAR; from the coding sequence ATGACGACTGGCGCTCCGACCTCTCCGTATTCCCTCCGGCCCCGGCGTTCCCGGCTGCGCAGGTTCCTGCCGCTCGGGGTCGCCGCGTGGCTGGTGCTGGAGATCTGGCTGCTGACCCTGGTCGCGGGCGCGGCGGGGGGCCTGGCCGTGTTCCTGCTGCTCGTCGCGGGCTTCGTTGCCGGTTCCGTGGTCATCAAGCGGGCGGGCCGCCGTGCCTTCCAGAGCCTGAACGAGGCCCTGCAGCGGGGCGGCTCCCCCAAGCGGGGCGGTGGCAACGGCCTGATGATGCTCGGCGGCCTGCTGCTGATGATCCCCGGCCTGGTCTCCGACGTCGTCGGTCTCCTCCTGCTGCTCCCGCCGGTCCAGAAGGCCGTCGGCCGGTATGCCGAGGGCGCCCTGGACAAGCGTCTGCGCGCAGCGGGTCCGGGCAGCCTGGGTGATGCCTTCCAGCAGGCCCGTATGCACCGCCCCGACGGCAAGGTGGTGCAGGGCGAGGTCATCCGCGAGGACCGGCCGGAGCCGGGGGAGCCGGGCGGACAGTGGCCGCCGCTGGCGCGCTGA
- a CDS encoding glycerophosphodiester phosphodiesterase, with the protein MTLTTPSQRHPYLDHPGPIPFAHRGGAADGIENTVAQFRRAVEMGYRYIETDVHATADGRLVAFHDSTLDRVTDGAGRIADLPWEDVRHARVGGREPVPLFEELLETFPEVRWNVDVKAEPALRPLLDLIERRDAWDRVCVGSFSEARVLRAQRLAGPRLATSFGTRGVVSLRLRSWGLPAAVRRSAVAAQVPEAQSGVPVVDQRFVRAAHARGLHVHVWTINEPERMHRLLELGVDGIMTDHIDTLRKVMEDRGVWV; encoded by the coding sequence GTGACCCTCACGACACCCTCGCAGCGCCATCCCTACCTCGACCACCCCGGCCCCATACCCTTCGCCCACCGGGGCGGGGCCGCCGACGGCATCGAGAACACCGTGGCGCAGTTCCGGCGCGCGGTCGAGATGGGCTACCGGTACATCGAGACCGACGTGCACGCCACGGCGGACGGCCGCCTCGTCGCCTTCCACGACTCGACTCTGGACCGGGTCACCGACGGCGCGGGCCGGATCGCGGACCTGCCGTGGGAGGACGTACGGCACGCGCGCGTGGGCGGGCGTGAACCGGTGCCGTTGTTCGAGGAGTTGCTGGAGACCTTCCCCGAGGTCCGCTGGAACGTCGACGTCAAGGCGGAGCCCGCCCTGCGGCCCCTGCTGGACCTGATCGAGCGCAGGGACGCCTGGGACCGGGTGTGCGTGGGCTCCTTCTCCGAGGCGCGGGTACTGCGCGCCCAGCGGCTGGCCGGGCCGCGCCTGGCCACCTCGTTCGGCACGCGCGGGGTGGTCAGCCTGCGGCTGCGCTCGTGGGGCCTGCCGGCCGCCGTGCGCCGGTCCGCCGTCGCCGCCCAGGTGCCCGAGGCCCAGTCGGGCGTGCCGGTGGTCGACCAGCGCTTCGTGCGCGCGGCCCACGCGCGCGGGCTGCATGTGCACGTGTGGACGATCAACGAACCGGAACGGATGCACCGGCTCCTGGAACTGGGCGTCGATGGCATCATGACCGATCACATCGACACATTGCGCAAGGTCATGGAAGACCGCGGCGTCTGGGTCTGA
- the yczE gene encoding membrane protein YczE — MSTPDRLGRRLIQLYAGLMLYGASSALLVRAGLGLEPWNVLHQGLAELTGLSIGVVLTIVGAAVLLLWIPLRQRPGLGTVSNVLVIGFAMDGTLTLVPDAHAFAVRVPLLLAGIVLNGAATGLYISARFGPGPRDGLMTGLHRRTGRSIRLIRTTIEVAVVATGFALGGTIGVGTVLYAVSIGPLAQFFLRVFAAPAASTRSTVVAEATPERVILRP, encoded by the coding sequence ATGTCCACTCCGGACCGTCTCGGCCGACGGTTGATCCAGCTGTACGCCGGGCTCATGCTGTACGGCGCCAGTTCCGCGCTGCTCGTGCGGGCAGGCCTCGGCCTGGAGCCCTGGAACGTGCTGCACCAGGGGCTCGCGGAGCTGACCGGACTGAGCATCGGCGTGGTGCTGACCATCGTGGGAGCGGCGGTGCTGCTGCTGTGGATCCCGCTGCGCCAGCGCCCGGGACTCGGCACGGTCTCCAACGTGCTCGTCATCGGCTTCGCCATGGACGGCACGCTCACGCTGGTCCCGGACGCGCACGCCTTCGCCGTACGCGTCCCGCTGCTGCTCGCGGGCATCGTGCTGAACGGCGCGGCCACCGGCCTGTACATCTCCGCGCGCTTCGGCCCCGGCCCGCGCGACGGCCTGATGACCGGGCTGCACCGGCGCACCGGCCGGTCGATCCGGCTGATACGGACGACCATCGAGGTGGCGGTGGTGGCCACCGGCTTCGCCCTGGGCGGCACCATCGGGGTGGGAACCGTGCTGTACGCGGTGTCCATCGGCCCGCTGGCCCAGTTCTTCCTGCGGGTGTTCGCCGCCCCGGCGGCATCGACCCGAAGCACGGTCGTTGCCGAAGCGACACCGGAACGAGTGATACTGCGTCCGTGA
- a CDS encoding Lrp/AsnC family transcriptional regulator, whose protein sequence is MEELDRQIVQLLVKDGRMSYTDLGKATGLSTSAVHQRVRRLEQRGVIRGYAAVVDPEAVGLPLTAFISVKPFDPSAPDDIADRLAGVPEIEACHSVAGDENYILKVRVATPHELEELLARLRSLAGVSTRTTVVLSTPYEARPPKI, encoded by the coding sequence ATGGAGGAGCTGGACCGACAGATCGTGCAGCTGCTCGTCAAGGACGGGCGGATGAGCTACACAGACCTGGGCAAGGCCACGGGCCTGTCCACGTCGGCCGTGCACCAGCGGGTGCGCCGGCTGGAACAGCGTGGCGTCATCCGCGGCTATGCCGCGGTGGTCGACCCCGAGGCCGTCGGACTGCCGCTGACCGCTTTCATTTCGGTGAAACCGTTCGACCCCAGCGCCCCCGACGACATCGCGGACCGCCTGGCCGGTGTCCCCGAGATCGAGGCCTGCCACAGCGTCGCCGGCGACGAGAACTACATCCTCAAGGTCCGCGTGGCCACCCCGCACGAACTGGAGGAGCTGCTGGCCAGGCTGCGCAGCCTGGCGGGAGTGTCGACCCGGACGACGGTCGTACTGTCGACGCCGTACGAGGCACGGCCGCCGAAGATCTAG
- a CDS encoding polyprenol monophosphomannose synthase: protein MNDGDGTLDSKSQGRQFGPLGTALVIIPTYNEAENIKTIVGRVRKAVPEAHVLIADDNSPDGTGKLADELAAEDANVQVMHRKGKEGLGAAYLAGFRWGLERDYGVLVEMDADGSHQPEELPRLLTALKGADLVLGSRWVPGGRVVNWPKSREFISRGGSLYSRLALDLPLRDITGGYRAFRRETLEGLGLDEVASQGYCFQVDLARRAVKAGYHVVEVPITFVERELGDSKMSKDILIEALWRVTTWGVGERVAKLKGKGKRA, encoded by the coding sequence GTGAACGACGGCGACGGGACCCTGGACTCCAAGAGCCAGGGGAGGCAGTTCGGTCCGCTCGGCACGGCCTTGGTGATCATTCCGACCTACAACGAGGCGGAGAACATCAAGACGATCGTCGGCCGGGTACGCAAGGCCGTCCCCGAGGCGCACGTGCTGATCGCGGACGACAACAGCCCGGACGGCACCGGCAAGCTCGCCGACGAACTGGCCGCCGAGGACGCAAACGTCCAGGTCATGCACCGCAAGGGCAAGGAAGGCCTCGGCGCCGCCTACCTCGCGGGCTTCCGCTGGGGCCTGGAGCGCGACTACGGCGTGCTGGTCGAGATGGACGCCGACGGCTCCCACCAGCCCGAGGAGCTGCCCCGGCTGCTCACCGCCCTCAAGGGCGCCGACCTGGTGCTCGGCTCCCGCTGGGTGCCGGGCGGCCGGGTGGTCAACTGGCCCAAGTCCCGCGAGTTCATCTCCCGCGGCGGCAGCCTCTACTCCCGCCTCGCCCTCGACCTGCCGCTGCGCGACATCACCGGCGGCTACCGGGCCTTCCGGCGCGAGACCCTGGAGGGCCTGGGCCTCGACGAGGTCGCCTCGCAGGGCTACTGCTTCCAGGTCGACCTGGCCCGCCGCGCCGTCAAGGCCGGCTACCACGTCGTCGAGGTCCCGATCACGTTCGTCGAGCGCGAACTCGGCGACTCCAAGATGAGCAAGGACATCCTCATCGAGGCGCTGTGGCGGGTCACCACCTGGGGCGTCGGCGAGCGCGTCGCCAAGCTCAAGGGCAAGGGCAAGCGGGCCTGA
- a CDS encoding RNA polymerase-binding protein RbpA — translation MSERALRGTRLVVTSYETDRGIDLAPRQAVEYACEKGHRFEMPFSVEAEIPPEWECKVCGAQALLVDGDGPEEKKAKPARTHWDMLMERRTREELEEVLEERLAVLRSGAMNIAVHPRDSRKSA, via the coding sequence ATGAGTGAGCGAGCTCTTCGCGGTACGCGCCTCGTGGTGACCAGCTACGAGACGGACCGCGGTATCGACCTGGCCCCGCGCCAGGCCGTGGAGTACGCATGTGAGAAGGGGCACCGCTTCGAGATGCCCTTCTCGGTCGAGGCGGAGATCCCGCCGGAGTGGGAGTGCAAAGTCTGCGGGGCCCAGGCACTCCTCGTCGACGGCGACGGCCCTGAGGAGAAGAAGGCCAAGCCCGCGCGTACGCACTGGGACATGCTGATGGAGCGGCGCACCCGTGAGGAACTCGAAGAGGTCCTCGAGGAGCGCCTGGCGGTTCTGCGCTCGGGGGCGATGAACATCGCGGTTCACCCTCGGGACAGCCGTAAGTCCGCCTAG
- a CDS encoding MFS transporter, which yields METDTVRTRTADETAALRREQRGWYVYDWACSVYSTSVLTVFLGPYLTSVAERAADADGYVHPLGVPVRAGSFFAYSVSLSVILAVVLMPLVGSAADRTGRKKPLLAAAAYTGAAATTGMFFLDGHRYLLGGVLLVVANAAQSVGMMLYNSYLPQIAPPEERDAISSRGWAFGYAAGSSVLVGNLVLYSAHGSFGLSQTEAVRICLAAAGLWWGAFTLVPLRRLRDRHTRVERATAPGLRQFAATVRDMRRHPLTLAFLLAYLIYNDGIQTVISQASVYGSQELGLGQSTLIVAVLLVQVLAVAGALAMGRLARTHGAQRTILGSLVAWTVTLAAGYFLPAKAPVFFFVLAGGIGLVLGGSQALSRSLFSHLVPPGKEAEYFSAYEMSDRGMSWLGPLLFGVTYQLTGSYRSAIISLVAFFVIGFTLLARVPVRRAIAEAGNPVPEKI from the coding sequence GTGGAAACCGACACCGTGCGCACACGGACGGCGGACGAGACCGCCGCTCTCAGGCGCGAGCAACGCGGCTGGTACGTCTACGACTGGGCCTGCTCGGTCTACTCGACCAGCGTCCTCACGGTCTTCCTGGGGCCCTACCTCACCTCGGTCGCCGAGCGGGCCGCGGACGCCGACGGCTATGTGCACCCACTGGGCGTTCCGGTGCGGGCGGGTTCCTTCTTCGCCTACTCCGTGTCCCTCTCGGTGATCCTGGCCGTCGTGCTGATGCCGCTCGTGGGCAGCGCGGCCGACCGCACGGGCCGCAAGAAACCGCTGCTCGCGGCGGCCGCGTACACCGGCGCGGCCGCGACCACGGGCATGTTCTTCCTCGACGGCCACCGGTATCTGCTCGGTGGGGTGCTCCTCGTCGTGGCCAACGCGGCGCAGTCCGTCGGGATGATGCTCTACAACTCCTACCTGCCGCAGATCGCCCCGCCCGAGGAACGCGACGCGATCTCCTCGCGGGGCTGGGCCTTCGGTTACGCCGCGGGCTCCTCGGTCCTCGTCGGCAACCTGGTGCTGTACTCGGCGCACGGCTCCTTCGGCCTGTCCCAGACCGAGGCGGTGCGGATCTGCCTGGCCGCGGCGGGCCTGTGGTGGGGCGCCTTCACCCTCGTACCGCTGCGCAGGCTGCGCGACCGGCACACGCGCGTGGAGCGCGCGACGGCACCCGGGCTGCGCCAGTTCGCGGCGACGGTCCGGGACATGCGGCGGCATCCGCTGACGCTGGCGTTCCTGCTGGCGTACCTGATCTACAACGACGGCATCCAGACGGTGATCTCCCAGGCCTCGGTCTACGGCTCCCAGGAGCTGGGGCTCGGGCAGTCGACGCTCATCGTGGCGGTGCTGCTGGTGCAGGTGCTGGCCGTGGCCGGGGCACTGGCGATGGGGCGGCTGGCGCGGACGCACGGCGCACAGCGCACGATCCTGGGCTCGCTGGTGGCCTGGACGGTCACCCTGGCGGCCGGTTACTTCCTGCCCGCGAAGGCGCCGGTGTTCTTCTTCGTGCTGGCCGGCGGGATCGGTCTGGTCCTCGGCGGCAGCCAGGCGTTGTCCCGGTCGCTGTTCTCCCACCTGGTGCCGCCCGGCAAGGAGGCCGAGTACTTCTCGGCGTACGAGATGAGCGACCGCGGGATGAGCTGGCTCGGGCCGCTGCTGTTCGGCGTGACCTACCAGCTGACCGGAAGCTACCGCTCCGCGATCATCTCGCTGGTGGCCTTCTTCGTCATCGGCTTCACCCTGCTCGCCCGGGTCCCGGTGCGGCGGGCGATCGCCGAGGCCGGGAACCCGGTCCCCGAGAAGATCTAG